A window of Elusimicrobiaceae bacterium contains these coding sequences:
- the lgt gene encoding prolipoprotein diacylglyceryl transferase, producing MHPILFHIGSFELASYGLMTALAYLISSWYLYKRLHSIELDKDTFWNIIFIAFVSALLGSKLLYLILSWPDLGTTFADRLKNAIQGFRYGFVFFGGAIAAVGTLLYYLKKKKLPVLQTADFYIVALPLGHAIGRIGCFLAGCCHGKPTDLPWGVAFTNPHSLVAHEYLGVHLHPTQLYEVVLNLILFFILQRLYKKPHKNGTILIAYLLGYACLRFGVEFFRGDYRGGFFWGLSPSQLISLGTAVCALIALYFLKKGASHAH from the coding sequence ATGCATCCTATTTTATTTCATATCGGATCATTTGAACTGGCCAGTTATGGGCTAATGACCGCGCTGGCTTATCTGATTTCGTCTTGGTATTTATACAAACGCCTGCATTCTATTGAGCTAGATAAAGATACTTTTTGGAATATCATTTTTATTGCGTTTGTCAGTGCCTTGTTGGGATCTAAGTTGCTATATCTCATACTGTCTTGGCCAGATTTAGGGACCACGTTTGCAGATCGCCTGAAAAATGCCATCCAAGGGTTCCGCTACGGATTTGTATTTTTCGGCGGAGCTATTGCGGCGGTGGGGACTTTATTATACTATCTGAAAAAGAAAAAATTGCCGGTTTTACAAACCGCTGATTTTTATATTGTTGCCCTGCCTCTGGGGCACGCCATTGGACGTATCGGCTGTTTTTTGGCTGGCTGTTGCCATGGAAAACCGACCGATTTACCGTGGGGCGTAGCGTTTACTAATCCGCACAGTTTAGTGGCCCACGAATATCTAGGCGTTCATTTGCATCCCACACAACTGTATGAAGTAGTTCTCAATTTGATTTTATTTTTCATCTTGCAACGCTTGTACAAAAAACCACACAAAAACGGCACTATTTTAATTGCATATCTGCTCGGATATGCGTGTTTGCGCTTTGGGGTGGAATTTTTCCGCGGGGACTATCGGGGCGGATTTTTCTGGGGACTTTCCCCCTCCCAGCTTATTTCTCTAGGCACTGCGGTATGTGCGCTGATTGCCCTGTATTTTTTGAAAAAAGGAGCTTCTCATGCCCACTAA